Genomic segment of Salvia splendens isolate huo1 unplaced genomic scaffold, SspV2 ctg849, whole genome shotgun sequence:
AACCCCACTGGAATGATATTGCAATAAGAGTTCCAATTCTTGATTAACTGAAACCATGATTCCCCTATTAGCTATGTGCTTGTCCCTTTTTGTGTTGGTAATTCCTTCAATAATCCTTTACAAATTGTGCTGGATTCCTCTTCATCTCCAACGTTCGATGGAGATTCAAGGAATCAGAGGCCCTCCTTACAGATTCTTCCATGGCACCACCAAGGAGATAATAAAGATGAAGCAGCAAACAAATGATGCTGTTGACATGTCCTTACTAGATCATGATATTTTTCCAATAATCCAGCCTTATTTCTACTCTTGGATTAAAGTTTATGGTAAATCTTCTTTTTTCCCAAGTATATGATTGTACAGACATATAAGCAATCTACATAATTGAAACAGGAAACAATTTCCTTCATTGGATTGGCACTGAGCCTGAACTTGTTGTTTCTGAGCCTGAACTGATCAAGGAAATCCTCAGCAACAAGGATGGtacatttcaaaaaattaagGGCAGAGGTTACTTCAAGAAATTGTTTGGAAGTTGGCTTGTTGTGGCAGAAGGTGAAAAATGGTCTAAGCTTAGGAAATTGTCTAATCATGCTTTCCATGGTGACTGTCTCAAGGTAACAAACATAATTTGATCATTTTCAAATTGTAGACACTTGATTGTTGTGTCTGTGTTGCTAGGACATGCTGCCAGGAATGACTGCTTGCGTCGAGAGCATGCTTGAGAAATGGAGGACTCAACATGGCCGTGAAATCGAGGTCTGCAGCGAATTCAAGCAGCTTAGCTCTGATGTAATTTCGAGGACGGCCTTTGGAAGTAGCTATTTGGAAGGGAGACAAATATTTGATATGCTGTCAAAGCTTGGTTTATTGATTTTCAGAAACAGGCTTAAGATCACATTTTTCAGGAAATTTATAAAAACAAAGGATGACATGGAAGCAGAGAAAACCGAGCAGTTGCTTCACGATTCTATCATGGAAATAGTAAAGAAGAGACAGTTGGAAGTTGACAGTGGCAAAGCAGACAGTTTCGGTAGTGATTTTCTAGGATCACTCCTAAAATGTCACCACGACACTGATCCGAAGAGCCAAATATCAGCAGCTGAAATCATTGATGAATGTAAAACATTCTATTTTGCTGGACAAGAAACAACTTTCAGCTTACTGACATGGACCACATTTCTCCTTGCAATCCACACAGAATGGCAAGAGAGAGCCAGAGAAGAAGTGTTGCAGCTTTTCGATCAACGAAACCCAAACTCAGATGGGATTGCCAGATTAAAGACTGTAAGAAGAAATTTATATCTTTCTGACAAATGTACAAGTAATTAAAGAGTACTATATGTACATGCTTGTTGATATGCAGGTTAACATGATATTATATGAAACACTGAGGCTATACAGCCCTGTCACTAGTATTCTAAGGAGAATAGACAGCAAAGTGAAGTTGGGAAAATACGAGATTCCTGCAGATGTGAAGGTGGCAATCCCGCCTCTAGCCATCCACCGGAATCCTGACATATGGGGTAGAGACGCTAACCTTTTCAAACCGGAGAAATTTTCTCAAGGGGTGGCTAAGGCGACCAATGGCAACCCCACGGCCTTCCTGGGATTCGGGTATGGACCACGGACATGTGTTGGCCTCAACTTCGCGATGACAGAGGCAAAGATAGCACTCTCAATGATCCTTCAACGCTACAAGTTCACACTTTCGCCCGACTATGTTCACTCGCCTAGCATATACATTAGTGTTAAGCCTCAGCACGGAGTTGGGATCTTGCTTCACCCGCTTGCTTGAAAATGTGTAACAGACTTGTTTAGTCCAAGttgatatatttgcataaatagtGGAGTATCTTTATGTTTGTCTAAACAAACACTGTGACTAATCAACTATCAATATTATGATTCTCAATAATACAAAACAAAAGTTTTTAGAAGCAAATGCAATTATGTAAAATTTACAATGGAAAAGCTAACTTCTCTTCATAACTAAATTTTCAAGGACATATTTCCTTTCCAAATTCTTCTGCGCGATTCCAAGTATCTATCTCTAAGTAATTTAGGCATAAAAAATTAATGGCTAACAACATAATTACATGAAAATAATAGTATACGGAGAAAGATCTCCTCAGTAATGCGAGACGAAATTAATCTCAAGAATTAATGATGCTTTTTTCCACCCTGTAAGAGGCTACGGGCTAGATTACTAAATCTTGAAAGTGCAGCATCATGTTCGTACCCAGGGAATCATTAGCAACTCAAGGCGCATGTATTCAAGGTGCAAAGAATTACGGTGAGAGTACAAACTGGAACTCACTCGGTGTCACAAAAGAGGGAATTTTCCTTCATGCGATGGATGAGCTTAAACTTTTCTTCAGCTTCAACCAGCTTATGGATATCAGATCGTGAGGCTCGATCTGGATGAAAGGTCAGCAAGGCTTTTTTTGTAAGCTGTCTGTACCTGAAAATATCATCAGTTTCAAGTAACTATTCCAAATGCCTCCTTTGCATATACAGCACATGCAAGAGATTGACACAAGCACACAATTTACTTAAACAAACTGCACGAGCACAAGGGTTTCTCACTATTTCAAGAGCAAGGGCCAGTGTGTCAAAATTTCCAGAATTTAAATACTTACGTTGTAAGCTAGAAATCTATTTAAAGTTAGcaaggaaataaattaaaaggtagcagtttttatttttcctttttcctaaAAGCAAAAGATAATGTGAATACACAACAACGCAAATATAGAGCAGCTAGTTCAGCCAACCTCTTGTGGAGATGGATT
This window contains:
- the LOC121791605 gene encoding cytochrome P450 CYP749A22-like, which produces MIPLLAMCLSLFVLVIPSIILYKLCWIPLHLQRSMEIQGIRGPPYRFFHGTTKEIIKMKQQTNDAVDMSLLDHDIFPIIQPYFYSWIKVYGNNFLHWIGTEPELVVSEPELIKEILSNKDGTFQKIKGRGYFKKLFGSWLVVAEGEKWSKLRKLSNHAFHGDCLKDMLPGMTACVESMLEKWRTQHGREIEVCSEFKQLSSDVISRTAFGSSYLEGRQIFDMLSKLGLLIFRNRLKITFFRKFIKTKDDMEAEKTEQLLHDSIMEIVKKRQLEVDSGKADSFGSDFLGSLLKCHHDTDPKSQISAAEIIDECKTFYFAGQETTFSLLTWTTFLLAIHTEWQERAREEVLQLFDQRNPNSDGIARLKTVNMILYETLRLYSPVTSILRRIDSKVKLGKYEIPADVKVAIPPLAIHRNPDIWGRDANLFKPEKFSQGVAKATNGNPTAFLGFGYGPRTCVGLNFAMTEAKIALSMILQRYKFTLSPDYVHSPSIYISVKPQHGVGILLHPLA